Proteins encoded within one genomic window of Candidatus Zixiibacteriota bacterium:
- the rsgA gene encoding ribosome small subunit-dependent GTPase A, protein MNLLNLGFSQFFEDNFGRYRGDNLRPLRIARQHKNLYIGLDETGEWQLDLAGRFRHEADNGGSFPTVGDWVAVAAREENHGTIKALLPRKSVFLRKEAGLRTAQQAVAANIDTIFIVNGLDGNHNLRRLERYLTLAYESGAAPVILLNKSDLCDDIEAVTSEVETLAIGVPVHPVSALSGDSLSPLAEYLTPGRTAAFIGSSGVGKSSLINRLLGEERMLVQEISEQDAARGRHTTTHRELILLPEGGMVIDTPGMRELQVWGDDDGLKQAFDDIEALASGCRFRDCAHKGEPGCAVQAAVETGALDADRLRSYHKLKKELRYLEAKQTQKASLVEKSRWKQISLLQRAHKKQGM, encoded by the coding sequence ATGAATCTTTTGAACCTGGGCTTTTCCCAGTTTTTCGAGGACAATTTCGGACGTTACCGTGGCGATAATCTCCGACCGCTGCGGATAGCCCGTCAACATAAGAATCTATATATCGGTCTTGATGAGACCGGCGAGTGGCAACTTGATCTTGCCGGAAGATTCCGTCACGAGGCGGACAACGGCGGCTCTTTCCCAACTGTCGGCGACTGGGTGGCGGTCGCAGCCCGCGAGGAAAACCATGGCACGATAAAGGCGCTTCTTCCGCGCAAGTCGGTCTTCCTGCGGAAGGAAGCGGGATTGCGCACGGCGCAGCAGGCGGTGGCGGCGAATATCGACACCATCTTTATCGTGAACGGCCTCGACGGCAACCACAACCTGCGCCGTCTGGAGCGGTATCTGACGCTCGCCTATGAGAGCGGCGCCGCGCCGGTGATTCTGCTGAATAAGTCTGACCTCTGTGACGATATCGAAGCGGTCACGTCTGAGGTCGAGACGCTGGCTATCGGGGTGCCGGTGCATCCGGTCAGCGCCCTTTCGGGCGATAGCCTCTCCCCGCTGGCGGAGTATCTGACACCCGGCAGGACGGCGGCGTTTATTGGGTCATCGGGCGTCGGGAAATCGAGCCTTATCAATCGGCTTCTCGGCGAGGAGCGGATGCTTGTGCAGGAGATAAGCGAGCAGGATGCCGCCCGGGGACGTCACACCACTACTCATCGCGAACTGATTCTGCTTCCGGAGGGGGGAATGGTGATTGATACCCCCGGTATGCGGGAATTGCAGGTCTGGGGGGACGATGACGGGCTGAAGCAGGCGTTTGATGATATAGAAGCGCTCGCATCAGGCTGCCGTTTCCGCGATTGCGCGCATAAGGGCGAGCCGGGATGCGCTGTGCAGGCGGCGGTGGAAACGGGCGCGCTCGATGCCGACCGACTTCGCAGTTACCATAAACTCAAGAAGGAGCTGCGGTATCTGGAGGCGAAGCAGACGCAGAAGGCGAGCCTGGTGGAGAAGTCCCGCTGGAAACAGATATCGCTTCTCCAGCGC